One genomic segment of Deltaproteobacteria bacterium includes these proteins:
- a CDS encoding response regulator: MSSLSTAGKDVILLVDDNTSNLQVLRQALDSKGYRLLAARNGQSALAIARKALPDLILLDVMMPEMDGYQVCAKLKEDEKTASIPVIFITGMAAEEDEARGLALGAVDYITKPIRLELVKARVRNQLELKRYRDRLEELVRKRTRQLELTQAVLIEGLATLAECRDPETGGHIKRTQNYVKALAMKLKDHPRFHHALSDENIELLYLSAPLHDVGKVGVRDHILLKEGRLTEEEFAEMKKHTSIGRDTLRLIEQKLGQSSFLQCAREIAYSHQEKWDGSGYPLGLRGEEIPIAGRLMALADVYDALISKRVYKPPLTHEQAVEIIVKGRGSHFDPDVVDAFLELKDTFRNIALTYADYDEERQALRSRPQADLQGDRQIERLLLVEDNAINLEVMKSQLTALHYKVDTAEDGREALAKYYENDYDAILTDIDMPEMDGYELVEEIRRSAKDAARPIPILAITASDLDLTEERARAHGFSGYMLKPLDPDVLQQKLARRHL, encoded by the coding sequence ATGAGCTCTCTATCAACCGCTGGCAAAGATGTCATTCTGCTAGTGGACGACAACACCAGCAACCTGCAGGTGCTGCGGCAGGCCCTTGACAGCAAAGGATACAGACTGCTGGCCGCCAGGAACGGTCAGAGCGCCCTGGCCATTGCCCGCAAGGCCCTGCCTGATCTCATCCTGCTGGATGTCATGATGCCTGAGATGGACGGCTACCAGGTGTGTGCCAAGCTGAAAGAGGACGAAAAGACAGCCAGCATACCAGTAATTTTCATCACCGGCATGGCAGCAGAAGAGGATGAGGCCAGGGGTTTGGCTCTGGGAGCTGTTGATTACATCACCAAGCCTATCAGGCTGGAGCTGGTAAAGGCCCGGGTGCGCAATCAGCTCGAGTTGAAGCGCTATCGCGATCGTCTGGAAGAGCTGGTCAGGAAACGGACCCGGCAGCTGGAGTTGACCCAGGCGGTGTTGATCGAGGGTCTGGCTACCCTGGCCGAGTGCCGGGATCCTGAGACCGGGGGGCATATCAAACGCACCCAGAATTACGTTAAAGCCCTGGCCATGAAACTAAAGGATCACCCCAGGTTTCACCATGCCCTCAGCGATGAGAATATCGAGCTGCTCTATCTGTCTGCGCCCCTGCACGATGTGGGCAAGGTGGGGGTGAGGGATCACATCCTCTTGAAAGAGGGGAGGTTGACCGAGGAAGAATTTGCTGAGATGAAAAAGCACACTTCGATTGGCCGCGACACCTTGCGTTTGATTGAACAGAAGCTAGGCCAGAGCAGCTTCCTGCAATGCGCCCGGGAGATCGCCTACTCTCACCAGGAAAAATGGGACGGCAGCGGCTATCCTCTGGGGTTGCGGGGAGAAGAGATCCCCATTGCCGGACGATTGATGGCCCTGGCCGACGTCTACGACGCCCTGATCAGCAAGAGGGTTTATAAGCCTCCCCTGACCCATGAGCAGGCTGTTGAAATCATAGTAAAGGGCAGGGGCAGCCATTTCGATCCGGATGTGGTGGATGCCTTTCTGGAACTGAAGGACACCTTCCGCAATATTGCTCTGACATACGCCGACTACGATGAGGAGAGGCAAGCCCTCAGAAGCCGGCCGCAAGCTGACCTGCAAGGAGACAGGCAAATCGAGCGCCTCCTTCTGGTTGAAGACAATGCCATCAATCTGGAGGTCATGAAGAGTCAGCTTACTGCCTTGCACTACAAGGTTGATACAGCAGAAGACGGCAGGGAAGCACTGGCAAAGTATTATGAGAACGACTATGACGCCATCCTCACAGACATTGACATGCCTGAGATGGACGGCTACGAGCTGGTAGAAGAGATTCGACGCTCGGCAAAAGACGCCGCCCGCCCCATTCCAATTCTGGCCATCACAGCCAGTGATCTCGATCTGACCGAGGAGAGGGCCAGGGCCCACGGCTTCAGTGGTTACATGTTGAAAC